A genome region from Pirellulales bacterium includes the following:
- a CDS encoding LL-diaminopimelate aminotransferase, protein MSEPYFQTQFAERIGGANYSKGTEIYKFEKIKRAKRKALAEHPARGLVDFGIGENDEMAPESVRAVMAREINQPANRGYSDNGIAEYKEAAARFMERNFGVKLDPATEVNHCIGSKTALAMIPAAFINPGDVTLMTVPGYPVAGTHTKYYAGTVHRLPLLEQNDFFPDLASIPADVLEQAKLLVLNYPNSPTGKTATPDFYKRVIEFALQNKVVVIQDAAHSMLSYDRPPTSFLSVPGAKEVGVEIHSMSKGFHMIGWRLGWVCGHERIVRAFADIKDNCDSGQFIAIQRAAAAALDDVSIPQQVRTKYERRLKKLVEVLSRCGFTCKMPGGTYFLYSRSPIGLAGGEIFENAESCSQYLINEHSIVTVPWDDAGAYLRFSVTYEAADEKAEDALMAETERRLKEINPVF, encoded by the coding sequence TCAAACTCAGTTTGCCGAGCGGATTGGCGGGGCCAATTATAGCAAAGGGACTGAGATTTATAAGTTTGAGAAGATCAAACGAGCGAAGCGCAAGGCACTGGCGGAACATCCAGCACGTGGGCTAGTCGATTTTGGCATCGGCGAGAATGACGAAATGGCCCCCGAGAGCGTCCGGGCGGTCATGGCCCGGGAGATCAACCAGCCGGCGAACCGCGGTTACTCGGACAACGGAATCGCCGAATACAAGGAAGCGGCGGCGCGGTTCATGGAGCGGAACTTTGGCGTAAAGCTGGACCCGGCGACCGAGGTGAATCACTGCATCGGGTCGAAGACAGCGCTGGCAATGATTCCCGCGGCGTTCATCAATCCCGGCGATGTGACTCTCATGACCGTGCCAGGCTACCCGGTGGCCGGCACGCACACGAAGTATTACGCCGGCACAGTGCATCGGCTGCCGCTGTTGGAGCAAAACGATTTCTTCCCCGATCTGGCGTCGATTCCGGCCGACGTGCTGGAGCAGGCAAAGTTGCTGGTGCTGAACTATCCGAACAGCCCGACCGGCAAAACGGCGACGCCCGATTTTTATAAGCGGGTGATCGAGTTTGCCTTGCAGAACAAAGTGGTGGTGATTCAGGACGCGGCACATTCGATGCTTAGCTACGACCGGCCGCCGACAAGTTTCTTGAGCGTGCCTGGAGCGAAAGAAGTTGGCGTGGAAATCCATTCGATGTCGAAGGGGTTTCACATGATCGGCTGGCGGCTCGGCTGGGTCTGTGGCCACGAGCGGATTGTGCGGGCATTTGCGGACATCAAGGACAACTGCGATTCGGGGCAGTTTATTGCGATTCAAAGAGCAGCAGCAGCGGCGCTCGATGATGTGTCGATTCCGCAACAAGTTCGCACCAAGTACGAGCGGCGGCTGAAGAAGCTGGTCGAAGTGCTGTCGCGCTGCGGTTTTACCTGCAAAATGCCGGGCGGAACGTATTTTTTGTATTCACGGTCGCCGATCGGGCTGGCCGGCGGTGAAATTTTTGAAAATGCTGAATCGTGCAGCCAATACCTCATTAACGAGCATTCGATTGTCACGGTCCCCTGGGACGATGCTGGGGCGTATCTGCGATTTTCCGTCACGTACGAGGCCGCGGATGAGAAGGCGGAAGATGCGTTAATGGCGGAAACTGAACGTCGGCTGAAAGAGATCAACCCGGTGTTTTAG
- a CDS encoding class I fructose-bisphosphate aldolase, translating to MTIVQNRTVELLGREAEGLLSYKCRGFAASSLHLPGPDFIDRAVAGSDRHPNVLRNFQSILNHGRLAGTGYVSILPVDQGIEHSAGASFAPNPIYFDPAAIVKLAIEGGCNCVASTLGVLGAVSRKYAHKIPLMMKINHNEFLSYPNSYDQIMFARVKQAFDMGAVAVGATIYFGSEESHRQIQEVSLAFQQAHDLGMVCVLWCYLRNSAFKKDGVDYHTAADLTAQANHLGVTIQADIIKQKLPTTNGGFETLKFGKTDPRVYSELTPGNHPIELTRYQVANCYLGRSPLINSGGESNGATDLAEAVRTAVINKRAGGAGLISGRKAFQKPVNDGVTLLHAIQDVYLDESITVA from the coding sequence ATGACTATCGTTCAAAACCGTACTGTTGAATTGCTTGGCCGCGAGGCCGAGGGGCTGCTCAGTTACAAATGCCGCGGGTTCGCGGCTTCGAGCCTTCACCTGCCGGGGCCTGATTTTATTGACCGGGCCGTCGCAGGAAGCGATCGGCATCCCAACGTGTTGCGAAATTTTCAATCGATATTGAATCACGGTCGCTTGGCCGGCACCGGTTATGTATCGATTCTGCCCGTGGATCAAGGCATTGAACATTCGGCTGGCGCAAGTTTTGCACCCAATCCGATTTATTTCGATCCGGCGGCGATTGTGAAATTGGCCATCGAGGGGGGCTGCAATTGCGTCGCCAGCACACTCGGCGTGCTCGGCGCAGTTAGCCGCAAATATGCCCATAAGATCCCGTTGATGATGAAGATCAACCATAACGAGTTTTTGAGTTACCCAAACTCGTACGACCAAATCATGTTTGCCCGTGTCAAACAGGCGTTCGACATGGGGGCCGTGGCCGTCGGGGCGACGATCTATTTCGGCAGCGAAGAGAGCCACCGGCAAATTCAAGAAGTGAGCCTGGCGTTCCAGCAGGCGCACGACCTGGGTATGGTTTGCGTACTGTGGTGCTACTTGCGGAATAGCGCGTTCAAGAAAGACGGGGTCGATTATCATACGGCGGCCGATTTGACGGCCCAGGCGAATCACTTGGGTGTGACGATTCAGGCCGACATTATTAAACAAAAACTGCCGACCACGAACGGCGGCTTCGAGACGCTAAAATTCGGCAAGACCGACCCGCGTGTCTATAGTGAACTGACGCCGGGGAATCATCCGATCGAATTGACCCGGTATCAAGTCGCCAATTGTTATCTCGGACGCTCGCCGCTGATCAACTCCGGCGGTGAAAGCAACGGCGCGACCGACTTGGCCGAAGCGGTGCGGACGGCGGTGATCAACAAACGCGCCGGTGGAGCAGGATTGATTTCAGGACGGAAAGCATTTCAAAAGCCGGTGAATGACGGCGTGACGCTGCTGCATGCGATTCAGGATGTGTATTTGGATGAAAGTATTACGGTAGCCTAA